One window of Candidatus Binatia bacterium genomic DNA carries:
- the rpmF gene encoding 50S ribosomal protein L32, giving the protein MAVPKRRTSVSKRNKRRSHHALSAPAFIACPQCGEPRLRHRACPSCGVYRGRKVIEARGE; this is encoded by the coding sequence ATGGCCGTCCCGAAGAGACGAACCTCGGTGTCGAAGCGCAACAAGCGGCGCTCGCACCACGCCCTGTCGGCGCCCGCGTTCATCGCGTGCCCTCAGTGCGGCGAGCCGCGGCTGCGGCATCGCGCCTGCCCGAGCTGCGGGGTGTACCGCGGCAGGAAAGTGATCGAAGCGCGCGGCGAATGA
- the fabD gene encoding ACP S-malonyltransferase: MSAPALLFPGQGSQRVGMGEDLCREFAVARETFDEADAALGESLSKLCFEGPEDELTLTENAQPALLVTSIAITRVLASEGGIVPEVAAGHSLGEWSALVAMEAIALADAVRAVRARGRFMQEAVPPGVGAMAALLGADLEVASELCAGASTEGEMVVPANINGAGQIVVSGHATAVERLEKAAAARRVRAMRLKVSAPFHSPLMEPARERMAELLRDVPVKAPRGTVLANVDGEPYASAGDVRAKLCAQITAAVRWEDCARGVAARTDTGIEAGPGKVLCGLLRRIAPQFTCVPTDDVAGVRAALERVRA, translated from the coding sequence ATGAGCGCACCGGCGCTGCTCTTCCCGGGGCAAGGCTCGCAGCGCGTCGGCATGGGCGAGGACCTGTGCCGCGAGTTCGCCGTCGCGCGCGAGACGTTCGACGAGGCCGACGCGGCGCTCGGCGAGTCGCTGAGCAAGCTTTGCTTCGAGGGCCCCGAGGACGAGCTCACGCTCACCGAGAACGCGCAGCCCGCGCTGCTCGTGACCTCGATCGCGATCACGCGCGTGCTCGCGAGCGAGGGCGGCATCGTGCCCGAGGTCGCAGCCGGGCACAGCCTCGGCGAGTGGTCGGCGCTGGTCGCGATGGAGGCGATCGCGCTCGCGGACGCGGTCCGCGCGGTGCGCGCCCGCGGACGCTTCATGCAGGAGGCGGTGCCGCCGGGCGTCGGCGCGATGGCGGCGCTGCTCGGCGCGGACCTCGAGGTCGCGTCCGAGCTGTGCGCGGGCGCGAGCACGGAGGGCGAAATGGTGGTCCCGGCGAACATCAACGGCGCGGGCCAGATCGTGGTGTCCGGGCACGCGACCGCGGTCGAGCGCCTCGAGAAGGCGGCCGCGGCGCGCCGCGTACGCGCGATGCGGCTCAAGGTCAGCGCTCCCTTCCACAGCCCGCTGATGGAGCCGGCGCGCGAGCGGATGGCGGAGCTGCTGCGTGACGTCCCGGTGAAGGCGCCGCGCGGCACCGTGCTCGCCAACGTCGACGGCGAGCCCTACGCGAGCGCCGGCGACGTGCGCGCGAAGCTCTGCGCGCAGATCACCGCGGCGGTCCGCTGGGAGGACTGCGCGCGCGGCGTCGCGGCACGCACCGACACCGGCATCGAGGCCGGGCCGGGCAAGGTGCTGTGCGGGCTCCTGCGGCGGATCGCGCCGCAGTTCACCTGCGTGCCGACGGACGACGTCGCCGGCGTGCGGGCCGCGCTCGAGAGGGTGCGGGCATGA
- the plsX gene encoding phosphate acyltransferase PlsX produces MRIALDAMGGDLAPQATVDGAVAAARELGVAVLLVGDRARIEPELKRHRTTNLDLEVRHASETIAMDEAPTSALRKADSSMWVGLTALRDGEAAAFVFAGNTGAGMVLGAHLLGRTPGVERPAIAVLVPSPRGHTILLDAGANVDCRPIHLTQFAVMGDAYARAVRQIPAPRIGLLSNGLEDSKGNSLVRAAAPMLRQLPINFVGYVEGREINSGSTDVVVCDGFVGNLVLKSLEGFGKLIGERLRSTFERSLRGKLAYLLLKRDIEALRHDLDARETGGALLLGLNGIAVKAHGSSDARAIRNAVAVAASLAQSGVTQQVASGIAATVGLDTSAAAEQTPRARRFWQSIRERLRRDGKASERAAEPAAPPPPPPPAPPATAEPLRNEPAASPEPPQPAAVATSAPVVSPSAGDGASSASSAASTPSTASRETAASSSPEPETTPESADPRPSEASADEPADAPSRDTRDK; encoded by the coding sequence ATGCGGATCGCTCTCGACGCGATGGGCGGTGACCTCGCCCCGCAAGCGACGGTCGACGGCGCGGTCGCGGCCGCGCGCGAGCTCGGCGTCGCGGTGCTGCTGGTCGGCGACCGCGCCCGCATCGAGCCGGAACTGAAGCGTCATCGCACGACGAACCTCGACCTCGAGGTGCGTCACGCGAGCGAGACGATCGCGATGGACGAGGCGCCGACGTCCGCGCTGCGCAAGGCGGACTCCTCGATGTGGGTCGGCCTGACCGCGCTGCGCGACGGCGAGGCGGCGGCGTTCGTGTTCGCCGGCAACACCGGCGCCGGCATGGTGCTCGGCGCGCACCTGCTCGGACGCACGCCGGGCGTCGAGCGTCCCGCGATCGCGGTGCTGGTGCCGTCGCCGCGCGGCCACACGATCCTGCTCGACGCCGGCGCCAACGTCGACTGCCGACCGATCCACCTGACGCAGTTCGCGGTCATGGGCGACGCGTACGCGCGCGCCGTGCGCCAGATCCCGGCGCCGCGGATCGGGCTGCTCTCGAACGGCCTCGAGGACAGCAAGGGCAACAGCCTCGTGCGCGCCGCGGCGCCGATGCTGCGCCAGCTGCCGATCAACTTCGTCGGCTACGTCGAGGGTCGCGAGATCAACAGCGGCTCGACCGACGTCGTGGTCTGCGACGGCTTCGTCGGCAACCTGGTGCTGAAGAGCCTCGAGGGCTTCGGCAAGCTGATCGGCGAGCGCCTGCGCTCGACCTTCGAGCGTAGCCTGCGCGGCAAGCTCGCCTACCTGCTGCTCAAGCGCGACATCGAGGCGCTGCGCCACGACCTCGACGCCCGCGAGACCGGCGGCGCGCTGCTGCTCGGTCTGAACGGCATCGCGGTGAAGGCGCACGGCTCGTCGGATGCGCGCGCGATCCGCAACGCGGTCGCGGTCGCGGCGAGCCTCGCGCAGAGCGGTGTCACCCAGCAGGTCGCGAGCGGCATCGCGGCGACCGTCGGCCTCGACACCTCCGCGGCCGCCGAGCAGACGCCGCGCGCGCGCCGCTTCTGGCAGTCGATCCGCGAGCGCCTGCGCCGCGACGGCAAGGCGAGCGAGCGTGCCGCCGAGCCGGCCGCGCCGCCTCCTCCACCTCCGCCGGCGCCGCCCGCGACCGCCGAGCCGCTGCGCAACGAACCCGCGGCGAGCCCGGAGCCGCCGCAGCCGGCCGCCGTGGCCACGAGCGCGCCGGTCGTCTCGCCGAGCGCGGGCGACGGCGCGTCGAGTGCGTCGAGCGCAGCGAGCACGCCGAGCACGGCGAGCCGAGAGACCGCGGCGTCGTCGTCGCCGGAGCCGGAGACCACACCCGAGAGCGCGGATCCGCGCCCGTCCGAAGCGTCGGCGGACGAGCCCGCCGACGCACCGTCGAGGGACACGAGGGACAAATGA